Proteins encoded by one window of Paenibacillus sp. DCT19:
- the rsmG gene encoding 16S rRNA (guanine(527)-N(7))-methyltransferase RsmG, whose product MDAIQQQLQLRLKEHGLELNELQLEQFELYFQDLVAWNEKMNLTGITEREQVYTKHFYDSVSLAFYTDISKVDKLADIGSGAGFPGLPLKICFPHLKLTIIDSLNKRIGFLQHVVDHLGLTDVELIHGRAEELGRKEGYRDSYDLVTARAVAKLAVLNEFCLPFVRKGGFFAAMKGGDPREEMKEAEFSFNQLKGRVKAVHPFQLPVEESERHIILVQKFDKTPHKYPRKPGTPLKTPLV is encoded by the coding sequence ATGGACGCTATCCAACAGCAGCTACAGTTGCGCTTAAAAGAACATGGATTAGAGCTGAATGAACTTCAGCTGGAACAGTTTGAATTATACTTTCAGGATCTTGTAGCCTGGAATGAAAAGATGAACCTAACGGGCATCACAGAGCGGGAACAGGTATATACGAAGCATTTCTATGATTCGGTATCGCTTGCTTTTTACACGGATATTTCCAAAGTTGATAAGCTGGCCGATATCGGATCGGGAGCTGGCTTCCCGGGATTGCCACTTAAGATTTGTTTTCCACACTTAAAGTTAACGATCATTGATTCATTGAATAAGCGTATCGGTTTCTTGCAGCACGTAGTGGATCATCTGGGTCTGACAGATGTTGAGCTGATCCATGGAAGAGCGGAAGAGCTTGGACGCAAAGAAGGGTATCGGGATAGTTATGATCTCGTTACGGCACGAGCAGTTGCTAAGTTAGCTGTATTGAATGAATTTTGCCTGCCATTTGTTCGCAAAGGTGGATTCTTCGCTGCGATGAAGGGTGGCGACCCACGCGAAGAAATGAAGGAAGCGGAATTTAGCTTCAACCAGTTGAAGGGACGAGTAAAAGCAGTTCATCCATTTCAACTACCGGTGGAAGAATCTGAGCGTCATATTATTCTTGTTCAAAAGTTTGATAAAACGCCTCATAAGTATCCACGTAAACCAGGTACGCCATTGAAAACACCTTTGGTGTAA
- a CDS encoding ParB/RepB/Spo0J family partition protein — translation MSKRLGKGLDALIPSLSINDDDKVVEIPISQLRANPYQPRKVFDEDAIHELAESIRQHGVIQPIIVRTVLRGYEIIAGERRFRASQYCGNATVPAVVRNFSDQQVMEIALIENLQRENLNAMEVAVAYQGLMDQFALTQEELSVKVGKSRSHIANFLRLLSLPDEVKDHVSRGTLSMGHARAIVGVKDLDMMKQLAKQTIDQQWSVRELEEAVQQLDRAKASEGKAKSKLKKKDPFIDTVEESLRERFKTTVKIKHSNKEKGKIELNYYSKQDLERLLELLQ, via the coding sequence ATGAGTAAGCGGCTCGGAAAAGGACTGGATGCCCTCATTCCATCGCTTTCAATTAATGATGATGACAAAGTCGTTGAAATCCCGATTAGTCAATTGCGGGCAAACCCTTATCAACCTCGTAAAGTATTCGATGAGGATGCAATTCATGAGTTGGCAGAGTCCATTCGCCAGCATGGGGTAATACAACCGATCATTGTACGTACCGTGTTGAGAGGTTATGAGATTATCGCCGGAGAACGGCGTTTCAGAGCTTCTCAATATTGTGGAAATGCCACTGTACCAGCAGTAGTTCGCAATTTCAGCGATCAGCAAGTTATGGAAATTGCGCTGATCGAGAATCTGCAGCGGGAGAACCTAAATGCCATGGAAGTTGCAGTTGCCTATCAGGGGTTGATGGATCAGTTCGCATTGACTCAGGAAGAGCTTTCCGTGAAGGTGGGCAAGTCTCGTTCCCATATCGCTAATTTCTTGAGATTGTTATCTTTACCGGATGAAGTGAAGGATCATGTTTCACGTGGAACATTATCTATGGGTCATGCTCGTGCCATCGTAGGTGTGAAGGATCTGGATATGATGAAACAACTCGCCAAACAAACCATTGATCAACAATGGAGTGTGCGAGAGTTGGAAGAAGCAGTTCAACAGTTGGATCGCGCTAAAGCAAGTGAGGGCAAGGCGAAATCTAAACTGAAGAAGAAAGATCCGTTCATTGATACAGTAGAGGAGTCGCTTCGTGAGCGATTCAAAACAACTGTGAAGATTAAGCATAGCAACAAGGAAAAAGGTAAAATTGAGCTCAACTACTACAGTAAACAAGATCTGGAGCGGCTACTGGAACTGCTGCAATAG
- a CDS encoding DUF4446 family protein has translation MAELNELILEQLLWIIGGMALLLVILLVTSIAQGAKLRKFKRKYEAMMSGTGVEDLETLLINLKIQMDSIEDEHKLQTNQLQAVMQKLTHMQGKVGVKRYNAYGERGSDLSFSMAMINDNQDGMILTGLYNRDGSYVYAKPLKGGESTYTLSPEEKEAITLAQQAE, from the coding sequence ATGGCTGAACTAAATGAGCTGATTCTGGAACAATTGCTATGGATTATTGGCGGAATGGCATTACTATTGGTAATCTTGCTGGTGACTAGCATTGCACAGGGTGCAAAGTTGCGTAAGTTTAAACGGAAATATGAAGCGATGATGTCTGGCACAGGAGTAGAAGATCTGGAGACGTTGTTAATTAATCTGAAGATTCAGATGGATAGCATTGAAGATGAACACAAGCTGCAAACGAATCAGCTACAAGCAGTCATGCAGAAATTGACCCATATGCAGGGTAAAGTAGGGGTTAAGCGTTACAATGCTTATGGTGAAAGAGGTAGCGATCTCAGCTTTTCCATGGCAATGATTAACGATAATCAAGACGGTATGATCCTCACAGGTCTTTATAATCGTGATGGTTCGTATGTCTATGCTAAACCTCTTAAAGGGGGAGAGTCCACGTATACACTTTCCCCTGAAGAGAAAGAAGCGATTACTCTGGCACAGCAAGCAGAGTAG
- a CDS encoding mechanosensitive ion channel family protein, with translation MWSFKYMTVPEPTSPIEAALSWTDQLWNKVADADMWFNILFSSLRILLIFIVTRIVIKIVSRIIDRSMKQKQEGRLRVNPRRFVTVGELLKNATSITCNFIMVLLVLSEINVKVGPLLASAGVLGLAIGFGAQGLVKDVITGFFIILEDQFAVGDVIQTGTYKGTVEVIGLRTTKLVSWQGEVHIIPNGTIASVTNFSMSNSLAVVDIPMKADLSLDESVHLVKRALVGIETRDLNIVKVPDVLGIQSMSTSEYVVRIVAECMPNSRSSVERQIQSDVKKSLEYQEMSNQAALEQAAGKEQDEGDGTGGA, from the coding sequence ATGTGGTCGTTTAAATATATGACTGTTCCTGAGCCTACGAGTCCAATAGAAGCGGCTCTCAGTTGGACAGATCAATTATGGAACAAAGTTGCTGATGCAGATATGTGGTTTAATATTTTATTCAGTTCCCTGAGGATCTTACTTATCTTTATTGTTACTCGAATTGTGATTAAAATTGTGTCGCGTATTATCGATCGTAGTATGAAGCAGAAGCAGGAAGGCCGCCTTCGCGTTAATCCTCGCAGATTTGTTACGGTAGGTGAATTGCTGAAGAACGCCACCTCAATAACGTGTAACTTCATCATGGTGTTGCTGGTATTATCAGAGATTAATGTAAAAGTAGGACCGTTACTTGCCAGTGCTGGTGTGCTCGGGCTTGCAATCGGTTTTGGTGCACAAGGATTAGTGAAAGATGTAATTACGGGTTTCTTCATTATATTAGAGGATCAATTTGCTGTAGGGGATGTCATTCAGACTGGCACGTATAAAGGAACGGTTGAGGTTATCGGACTCCGAACAACCAAGTTGGTCAGTTGGCAAGGTGAGGTGCACATCATACCTAATGGTACCATTGCCAGTGTAACGAATTTCTCGATGTCCAATTCACTTGCTGTTGTAGACATTCCAATGAAGGCTGATTTGAGTTTGGATGAGTCGGTTCATTTGGTAAAGCGAGCGTTAGTTGGTATTGAAACTCGTGATCTCAACATTGTAAAAGTTCCAGATGTACTTGGAATACAATCGATGTCTACCTCAGAGTACGTTGTTCGCATCGTTGCAGAGTGTATGCCAAACTCCAGATCTTCTGTAGAACGTCAGATTCAAAGTGATGTGAAGAAATCACTGGAGTATCAAGAGATGAGCAATCAAGCAGCGTTAGAGCAGGCAGCAGGCAAAGAACAGGATGAGGGGGATGGCACAGGTGGAGCGTAA
- a CDS encoding aminotransferase class V-fold PLP-dependent enzyme: MEKVIYLDHAATSWPKPPTVSEAMMQALDVAGANPGRGSHRMAVQASRVLFSTRKALSTLFGVSNANDISLGSNTTEALNLAIQGWLSEGDHVIATMAEHNSVRRPLEYMRRSRNVTVDYVQVDAMGAVDLSQLEKMFRPNTRLVVCTHSSNLLGSILPVSEISQMCRKRQIPLLVDAAQSAGVIPVDVKQLGIDMLAFPGHKGLLGPQGTGGLYIAPELDVQPLLHGGTGSQSEAIEQPSVRPDRYEAGTPNTVGMAGLAAGVKHVMELTPERIYQHEWELTQVMMEGLASVPGIRMLGPEVGQPRTGLLSFTVEGHDSAQLAFKLDRHYNIAVRSGFHCTPLAHESAGTTRSGAVRASVGYSTVKSDVNTLIEAVHEITRLK; the protein is encoded by the coding sequence GTGGAGAAAGTTATCTATCTAGATCATGCTGCAACATCATGGCCTAAGCCGCCTACTGTTAGTGAAGCGATGATGCAGGCTTTGGATGTAGCAGGGGCTAATCCCGGTAGAGGGAGCCATCGGATGGCTGTTCAAGCAAGTCGTGTGCTCTTTAGCACCAGAAAAGCATTATCTACGCTGTTTGGTGTGAGCAATGCAAACGATATTTCACTTGGTTCGAATACGACAGAGGCTTTGAACCTTGCCATCCAGGGATGGTTAAGCGAAGGCGACCATGTTATTGCAACCATGGCTGAGCATAACTCTGTGCGACGTCCGTTGGAGTACATGCGTAGATCACGAAATGTAACCGTAGATTATGTACAGGTTGATGCTATGGGCGCCGTTGATCTATCGCAGCTTGAGAAGATGTTCCGACCGAATACCCGGTTGGTTGTCTGTACACATAGCTCTAATCTGTTAGGTAGTATTTTACCGGTCAGTGAAATCTCCCAGATGTGTCGTAAACGACAGATTCCTTTACTTGTAGATGCTGCTCAAAGCGCTGGAGTGATACCTGTTGATGTGAAGCAACTCGGCATTGATATGCTTGCCTTTCCTGGCCATAAGGGCTTGTTAGGCCCACAAGGAACCGGCGGACTCTATATAGCTCCAGAATTAGATGTGCAACCTCTACTTCATGGCGGGACAGGAAGTCAATCGGAAGCTATAGAGCAACCTTCTGTCCGTCCCGATCGTTATGAAGCCGGTACACCCAATACAGTAGGCATGGCGGGTCTTGCTGCTGGTGTGAAGCATGTGATGGAACTAACGCCTGAACGAATCTACCAGCATGAATGGGAACTGACACAGGTTATGATGGAAGGTTTAGCCTCTGTACCAGGAATTCGAATGCTCGGCCCAGAAGTTGGACAACCCCGTACTGGATTGTTATCCTTTACGGTAGAAGGGCATGATTCAGCTCAACTTGCTTTTAAACTGGATCGACACTACAACATTGCAGTTCGTTCCGGTTTTCACTGTACACCTCTTGCACATGAGTCCGCAGGCACTACACGAAGTGGAGCGGTTAGGGCAAGTGTAGGGTACAGTACAGTCAAAAGTGATGTGAACACTTTAATTGAGGCTGTGCACGAAATAACAAGACTTAAATAA
- a CDS encoding ParA family protein: MSKIMAVANQKGGVGKTTTSVNLGAGLASLGKRVLLVDIDPQGNTTSGVGINKADVANCIYDVIINEVHPQQAIVETQIEGLHIIPATIQLAGAEIELVSTISREVRLKKSLAMVKNNYDYILIDCPPSLGMLTINSLTASDSVIIPIQCEYYALEGLSQLLNTVRLVQKHLNTSLQIEGVLLTMFDARTNLGIQVIEEVKKYFQQKVYSTIIPRNVRLSEAPSHGQSIITYDPRSRGAEVYLELAKEVISYE, from the coding sequence TTGTCTAAGATTATGGCCGTAGCAAATCAAAAGGGCGGTGTGGGGAAAACGACGACATCTGTTAACCTGGGTGCAGGACTGGCTTCACTCGGGAAGAGAGTACTACTTGTCGATATAGACCCTCAGGGGAACACAACCAGCGGAGTCGGAATCAATAAAGCAGATGTGGCTAATTGCATATATGATGTCATCATTAATGAAGTTCATCCTCAGCAGGCTATTGTAGAAACTCAAATCGAAGGACTTCATATCATTCCTGCAACCATTCAGCTCGCTGGAGCCGAGATTGAATTGGTATCTACGATATCACGCGAAGTTCGCCTGAAAAAATCACTCGCCATGGTGAAAAACAATTATGATTACATACTGATCGATTGCCCACCATCCCTTGGCATGTTGACGATTAACTCGTTGACCGCTTCCGATTCGGTGATCATTCCGATTCAGTGTGAGTATTATGCACTTGAAGGTTTGAGCCAATTGCTTAACACCGTTCGTTTGGTTCAGAAACATCTGAACACCTCTCTGCAGATTGAAGGCGTGTTGCTTACGATGTTTGATGCGCGTACCAATCTGGGGATTCAAGTGATTGAAGAAGTGAAAAAGTATTTTCAGCAAAAAGTGTATTCAACGATTATCCCGCGTAATGTTCGGCTTAGTGAAGCACCGTCTCATGGACAGTCGATTATTACGTACGATCCCCGTTCCCGGGGAGCTGAAGTATATCTAGAGCTCGCAAAGGAAGTGATATCATATGAGTAA
- a CDS encoding DUF3343 domain-containing protein, with product MDEWLDDWMLIAFDSTQQALRAEMLLEFAEIEIDLFPTPKEITAGCALCIQFPKEDVLRVQQIIRNEFVEIRGLYFKTEDSYDNIPM from the coding sequence ATGGACGAATGGTTAGATGATTGGATGTTGATTGCTTTTGATTCTACTCAGCAGGCACTACGAGCGGAGATGTTGTTAGAATTTGCTGAGATTGAGATCGACTTATTTCCAACACCGAAAGAGATTACGGCAGGCTGTGCACTCTGTATTCAGTTTCCCAAGGAAGATGTGCTGAGGGTGCAACAGATCATTCGGAATGAGTTCGTGGAGATTCGAGGCCTCTATTTCAAAACGGAAGACAGCTATGATAACATACCGATGTAG
- the mnmG gene encoding tRNA uridine-5-carboxymethylaminomethyl(34) synthesis enzyme MnmG, producing the protein MAFDGGSYDVIVVGAGHAGVESALAAARMGSKTLMITINLDMVAFMPCNPSIGGPAKGHVVREIDALGGEMGRNIDKTFIQMRMLNTGKGPAVHALRAQADKFSYQHKMKETMENERNLTMRQGMVDRLIVEDDKCVGVVTQTGTEYRAKAVVLTTGTYLRGKVIMGELMYESGPNNQQPSLKLSEHLRELGFDLVRFKTGTPPRVHKDTIDFSKTEIQPGDDEPKFFSYETESSDNEQLPCWLTYTSVETHQIINDNLHRAPMFSGVIEGTGPRYCPSIEDKIVRFSDKPKHQIFLEPEGKNTSEYYVQGLSTSLPEDVQLAVLRSIPGMEKVEMMRNGYAIEYDAMVPTQLWPSLETKRLPGLFTAGQINGTSGYEEAAGQGVMAGINAARKVQGKEPVVLDRSQGYIGVLIDDLVTKGTNEPYRLLTSRAEYRLLLRHDNADLRLTEIGHDIGLITEERYAKFLDKKAKVDAEVERLKVAKVRPVEVNAKLEEAGSTPIQDGSTLLTLMRRPELGYDWIEQISPSEVELTADMKEQVEIQIKYAGYIEKQLIHVERLQKMEKKKIPDTIEYNEVHGLAMEAKQKLSTIRPISIGQASRIAGVTPADISILLVYLEHYNRVTAARGQ; encoded by the coding sequence ATGGCTTTTGATGGCGGTAGTTATGATGTTATCGTCGTTGGCGCAGGACATGCAGGTGTAGAATCTGCACTAGCGGCAGCACGTATGGGTTCCAAAACGCTGATGATTACGATCAATCTGGATATGGTAGCCTTCATGCCTTGTAATCCATCCATTGGTGGACCGGCAAAAGGACATGTTGTGCGTGAGATTGATGCACTCGGTGGTGAGATGGGGCGGAACATCGACAAAACATTTATTCAGATGCGGATGCTAAACACAGGTAAAGGGCCGGCAGTACATGCGTTGCGCGCTCAAGCAGATAAGTTCTCTTACCAGCACAAAATGAAAGAAACGATGGAGAATGAACGTAATCTGACCATGCGCCAAGGTATGGTGGATCGTCTTATCGTTGAAGATGATAAATGTGTAGGCGTAGTAACACAGACCGGCACAGAGTATCGCGCTAAGGCAGTCGTCCTGACTACCGGAACCTATCTGCGCGGTAAAGTGATTATGGGTGAATTGATGTATGAGAGTGGACCAAACAATCAACAGCCCTCACTCAAATTGTCCGAGCATTTGCGTGAGCTTGGTTTCGATCTGGTTCGTTTCAAAACAGGTACACCACCTCGTGTGCACAAGGACACAATTGATTTTAGCAAAACTGAAATCCAACCAGGCGATGACGAGCCAAAATTCTTTTCTTATGAAACAGAATCTTCTGACAATGAGCAATTGCCTTGTTGGCTGACCTATACATCTGTTGAAACGCACCAGATTATTAATGATAATCTACACCGTGCGCCAATGTTCTCGGGTGTAATTGAAGGTACGGGTCCTCGTTATTGCCCATCCATTGAAGATAAAATTGTGCGATTCAGCGATAAACCGAAACATCAGATTTTCCTTGAACCAGAAGGTAAAAACACATCGGAATACTATGTACAGGGTCTATCTACAAGTCTGCCAGAAGACGTTCAATTGGCTGTTCTACGTTCCATCCCAGGTATGGAAAAAGTAGAAATGATGCGTAATGGATATGCAATTGAATACGATGCAATGGTACCTACACAGCTCTGGCCTTCGCTCGAAACGAAACGTCTACCAGGCCTGTTCACTGCTGGGCAGATTAATGGTACATCGGGGTACGAAGAAGCAGCAGGTCAAGGTGTAATGGCGGGTATTAATGCAGCACGTAAAGTGCAGGGGAAAGAGCCGGTTGTACTTGATCGTTCCCAAGGGTACATTGGAGTTCTAATCGATGATCTTGTGACAAAAGGGACCAATGAGCCATATCGTTTGCTGACATCACGTGCCGAATACCGCTTGTTGCTTCGTCATGATAACGCAGATCTTCGTTTGACTGAAATTGGTCATGATATCGGATTGATCACCGAAGAACGTTACGCAAAATTCCTCGATAAAAAAGCTAAAGTAGATGCTGAAGTTGAGCGTCTGAAAGTAGCAAAAGTACGTCCTGTGGAAGTTAATGCGAAACTTGAAGAAGCGGGTTCAACACCAATTCAGGATGGAAGCACATTGCTAACCTTGATGCGTCGTCCTGAACTGGGGTATGACTGGATCGAGCAGATCTCTCCATCTGAAGTTGAACTGACTGCTGATATGAAGGAACAAGTCGAAATTCAAATCAAATATGCGGGTTATATTGAGAAACAATTGATCCACGTGGAACGTTTGCAAAAGATGGAGAAGAAGAAGATTCCGGATACGATTGAATATAATGAAGTTCACGGACTTGCGATGGAAGCGAAGCAAAAGCTCTCTACGATTCGTCCAATCTCGATTGGGCAAGCTTCCCGTATTGCTGGGGTTACACCAGCAGATATCTCCATTTTGCTGGTCTACTTGGAGCATTATAACCGTGTAACCGCAGCAAGGGGACAATAA
- a CDS encoding DUF951 domain-containing protein has protein sequence MERKIFQLGDIVQMKKQHPCGSNEMEIIRMGMDIRIKCVGCKHSVLIPRAKFEKNMKKVLRSAEDLAES, from the coding sequence GTGGAGCGTAAAATTTTTCAGCTCGGGGACATCGTGCAGATGAAGAAGCAGCATCCATGCGGAAGCAATGAGATGGAGATCATTCGTATGGGGATGGATATCCGTATCAAATGTGTAGGGTGTAAACATAGCGTGCTTATTCCAAGAGCGAAGTTTGAGAAAAACATGAAAAAAGTGCTACGGTCAGCAGAAGATCTAGCTGAATCATAA
- the yyaC gene encoding spore protease YyaC encodes MKPISHSFSSQELTSLKIPHTDPGVHSAIIHRLMFHLYKAHSLQNVVIVCIGTDRSTGDCLGPLVGSALAKWDSPLFHLYGTLDEPVHAMNLQETLHKIQATHHNPYVIGIDACLGQSSSVGCIQVVNGPLKPGAGVNKELPPVGDIHLTGIVNVGGFMEYFVLQNTRLSLVMRMSEIISSSLYSAIREWHARSTLLAVPE; translated from the coding sequence ATGAAACCCATCTCGCATTCATTTTCATCCCAAGAGTTGACCAGCTTGAAAATTCCTCATACCGATCCTGGCGTACATTCTGCTATTATTCATCGCTTAATGTTTCATCTCTACAAAGCTCACTCGTTACAAAATGTTGTAATCGTATGCATCGGTACTGATCGATCTACTGGGGACTGCTTAGGTCCACTGGTAGGTTCAGCTCTTGCTAAATGGGACAGCCCTCTCTTCCACCTTTATGGCACACTAGATGAACCCGTACATGCTATGAATCTGCAAGAAACACTTCACAAAATCCAAGCCACACACCATAATCCATATGTCATCGGAATTGATGCCTGTCTCGGACAATCCTCCAGTGTTGGTTGCATTCAAGTAGTCAATGGGCCATTGAAGCCTGGAGCTGGTGTAAATAAAGAATTACCGCCGGTCGGCGATATCCATCTGACAGGTATCGTTAACGTCGGCGGCTTCATGGAATACTTTGTTCTGCAGAATACAAGGCTCAGCTTGGTTATGCGCATGTCTGAGATTATATCCAGCAGTCTTTACTCGGCCATTCGAGAATGGCATGCTCGCTCTACTCTGCTTGCTGTGCCAGAGTAA
- the noc gene encoding nucleoid occlusion protein has protein sequence MKEQFSKLFGLADRNNGDEIKQIPVNEIVSSPYQPRTIFDDEKIDELLQTIKTHGVIQPIVVRVRNGTYEIIAGERRWRAVRKLGLDHIPAIVREFNDSQAASIALIENLQREGLTSIEEAVAYQKLIDLHQLTQESLAQRLGKSQSTIANKIRLLQLPEGIKAALMERKISERHARALLSLDTEELQMKLLAEIIEKELNVKQTEARVAFYKEASKIKKSKRISFTKDVRLALNTIRQSIDMVSGSGLDIKTKEEDHEDHYEIVIHIPKRK, from the coding sequence ATGAAAGAACAATTTTCGAAGTTGTTTGGTTTGGCGGATCGCAATAACGGAGACGAAATAAAACAAATTCCGGTCAATGAAATTGTGAGCAGCCCGTATCAACCCCGTACGATCTTTGATGATGAAAAAATTGACGAGTTGTTGCAGACGATCAAGACACATGGGGTTATTCAACCTATTGTCGTCCGCGTACGAAACGGAACATATGAGATTATTGCCGGTGAACGTCGCTGGCGTGCAGTTCGTAAGCTTGGTCTGGATCATATTCCAGCCATTGTACGTGAATTCAACGACTCACAGGCTGCATCCATTGCATTGATTGAGAACTTGCAGCGTGAAGGTCTAACATCGATCGAAGAAGCGGTGGCCTATCAGAAACTAATTGATTTGCATCAGTTGACACAAGAGAGTCTTGCACAGCGTTTGGGTAAGAGTCAGTCGACGATTGCCAACAAGATTCGTCTGTTACAGCTTCCTGAGGGTATCAAAGCAGCTCTAATGGAACGGAAAATTTCTGAACGACATGCAAGAGCGTTACTTTCACTAGATACAGAAGAATTACAGATGAAGCTGCTTGCTGAAATTATCGAAAAAGAACTCAATGTAAAGCAAACGGAAGCACGTGTTGCTTTCTATAAGGAAGCTTCTAAGATCAAAAAATCGAAACGCATTTCATTCACCAAGGACGTTAGACTTGCATTGAATACAATTCGTCAATCGATTGATATGGTTTCTGGTTCCGGTCTGGATATCAAAACGAAAGAAGAAGACCATGAGGATCATTATGAAATCGTTATCCATATCCCGAAACGCAAATAA
- the mnmE gene encoding tRNA uridine-5-carboxymethylaminomethyl(34) synthesis GTPase MnmE has translation MISDTITAISTAVGEAGIAVIRISGPDAVAETEKIFRSKTPLTQAESHTVHYGHIIEPSKGEKVEEVLVTVMRAPRSFTTEDVVEISAHGGVVSVKRVMDLLLQLDIRLAEPGEFTKRAFLNGRIDLSQAEGVMDLIRSKSDRAFSVALKQVEGKLSSKLRDLRHTLVETLAHIEVNIDYPEHDVESLTADFIKEKSSLVMTEIDKLLVTAEQGKILREGITTAIVGRPNVGKSSLLNALAQDNRAIVTDIPGTTRDVIEEFVTINNIPLKLLDTAGIRETMDVVEKIGVERSRSAVNDADLLLMVINAAEPLHVDEIELLEQIRGRQSIIIMNKMDLTPQADRDVLLRYIPEDRIVPMSVKDDLGVDRLEEAISTLFFSGKLESADLTYVSNVRHIALLKKAKQSLVDAYEAAEQFIPIDMIQIDVRLAWEHLGEIVGDTAHDALIDQIFSQFCLGK, from the coding sequence ATGATCAGTGATACGATCACAGCAATATCAACGGCTGTCGGAGAAGCGGGAATTGCCGTGATCCGGATCAGCGGCCCGGATGCAGTAGCAGAGACAGAGAAAATTTTTCGCAGTAAAACGCCATTAACACAGGCTGAATCTCATACGGTACACTATGGTCATATCATTGAACCAAGTAAGGGAGAAAAGGTTGAAGAGGTCCTCGTTACTGTAATGCGAGCGCCAAGATCATTTACGACAGAAGATGTGGTGGAGATCAGTGCCCATGGTGGTGTGGTATCTGTAAAACGTGTTATGGATCTGTTGTTACAGCTTGATATTCGTCTGGCGGAGCCGGGTGAATTCACGAAGCGGGCGTTTCTTAATGGGCGAATCGATCTGTCACAGGCAGAAGGGGTTATGGATCTCATCCGTTCAAAATCAGACCGTGCTTTCTCTGTTGCTCTGAAGCAAGTGGAGGGCAAGCTATCCAGTAAGCTTCGTGATCTAAGACATACGCTGGTCGAAACGCTAGCACATATCGAAGTGAACATTGATTACCCGGAGCATGATGTGGAATCACTCACGGCTGACTTTATTAAGGAAAAATCCAGTCTAGTCATGACTGAAATTGATAAATTGCTAGTCACCGCTGAGCAGGGCAAAATACTGCGTGAAGGTATTACAACAGCCATTGTTGGACGACCTAATGTAGGGAAATCGTCATTGCTCAACGCACTTGCTCAAGACAATCGAGCAATTGTAACCGATATTCCAGGCACAACGCGAGATGTTATTGAAGAGTTCGTTACAATTAATAATATTCCGCTCAAGCTGCTCGATACAGCCGGCATTCGAGAGACGATGGACGTCGTTGAGAAGATTGGTGTCGAGCGTTCCCGCTCCGCAGTCAATGATGCTGACCTTCTATTGATGGTCATTAATGCGGCTGAGCCTCTACATGTGGATGAGATTGAATTGCTCGAACAAATCCGCGGTAGACAATCAATTATCATTATGAATAAAATGGACTTAACTCCACAGGCAGATCGCGATGTATTGCTCCGCTATATTCCAGAAGACCGCATTGTACCGATGTCGGTAAAAGATGATCTCGGTGTAGATCGTTTGGAGGAAGCAATCTCAACACTGTTCTTCAGTGGTAAGCTGGAGTCGGCGGATCTCACGTATGTTAGTAATGTGCGTCATATTGCATTGCTCAAGAAAGCCAAGCAGTCTCTTGTAGACGCATATGAGGCAGCAGAGCAGTTCATTCCTATTGATATGATTCAGATTGATGTACGACTTGCTTGGGAGCATCTAGGTGAAATTGTAGGAGATACAGCGCATGATGCACTGATTGATCAAATCTTCTCCCAGTTCTGTCTAGGAAAGTAA